Proteins encoded together in one Nostoc sp. PCC 7524 window:
- the metK gene encoding methionine adenosyltransferase: protein MSQRYLFTSESVTEGHPDKICDQISDTILDTLLTQDPTSRVAAEVVVNTGLVLITGEITTKANVNYVNIARKKIAEIGYIDADNGFSANSTSVIVALDEQSPDIAQGVDTAHETRQQDSEELFDTIGAGDQGIMFGFACNETPELMPLPVSLAHRIARRLAAVRKTGDLPYLRPDGKTQVTVIYEDGRPVGIDTILISTQHTATIGEITDEAAVQAKIKQDLWTAVVTPVFSDLEIKPGQETRFLVNPTGKFVIGGPQGDSGLTGRKIIVDTYGGYSRHGGGAFSGKDPTKVDRSAAYAARYVAKNIVAAGLADKCEVQLSYAIGVARPVSIFLDTFGTGKVDDQTLLELVKQNFELRPAGIIHAFNLQNLPSERGGRFYQDVAAYGHFGRDDLDLPWERTDKAELLKQAVNHSLSAAIAQALK from the coding sequence TTGTCTCAACGCTACTTATTTACCTCCGAGTCAGTTACCGAAGGTCATCCTGATAAAATCTGCGATCAGATTTCTGATACGATTTTAGACACTTTACTTACACAAGACCCTACTAGCCGGGTGGCGGCCGAAGTGGTGGTTAACACTGGTTTAGTATTAATCACTGGTGAAATCACTACTAAAGCCAACGTCAATTATGTCAATATTGCCCGCAAGAAAATTGCGGAAATTGGCTATATTGATGCTGATAATGGCTTTTCTGCCAACAGTACCAGTGTGATTGTAGCTTTAGATGAACAATCACCAGATATTGCCCAAGGCGTTGACACTGCTCACGAAACCCGTCAGCAAGATAGTGAAGAACTATTTGATACTATTGGTGCTGGTGATCAAGGAATCATGTTTGGTTTTGCTTGTAACGAAACCCCAGAACTGATGCCCTTACCCGTGAGTCTAGCTCACCGCATTGCTCGCCGGCTAGCCGCAGTGCGGAAAACAGGGGACTTACCCTATCTCCGTCCTGATGGGAAAACCCAAGTCACCGTCATTTATGAAGACGGTCGCCCTGTAGGGATTGATACCATTCTCATTTCTACCCAGCATACAGCCACCATCGGCGAGATTACTGATGAGGCAGCAGTTCAAGCCAAAATTAAACAAGACCTGTGGACGGCTGTAGTTACACCAGTGTTTAGTGACCTGGAAATTAAACCAGGGCAAGAAACACGGTTTTTAGTTAACCCCACCGGTAAATTTGTCATTGGTGGCCCTCAAGGTGATTCTGGTTTGACCGGACGGAAAATTATTGTGGATACCTACGGTGGTTATTCACGACATGGTGGTGGTGCTTTCTCTGGTAAAGACCCCACAAAGGTAGACCGTTCGGCTGCTTATGCGGCTCGCTATGTGGCCAAAAACATTGTTGCGGCTGGTTTAGCCGACAAATGTGAAGTTCAGTTGAGTTACGCTATTGGTGTAGCGCGACCTGTGAGCATTTTTCTCGATACCTTCGGCACTGGCAAAGTCGATGATCAAACCTTGCTGGAATTAGTCAAGCAGAACTTTGAACTCCGTCCGGCGGGGATTATTCATGCTTTCAACTTACAGAACTTACCAAGTGAAAGAGGCGGACGTTTTTATCAGGACGTCGCGGCTTACGGACACTTTGGTCGGGATGACTTAGATTTGCCTTGGGAACGCACCGATAAGGCGGAATTATTAAAGCAAGCGGTGAATCATTCACTCTCAGCTGCGATCGCTCAGGCGCTCAAGTAA
- a CDS encoding phosphoribulokinase — protein MTSKPERVVLIGVAGDSGCGKSTFLRRLTDLFGEELMTVICLDDYHCLDRKQRKETGITALDPRANNFDLMYEQIKALKEGQAINKPIYNHETGMIDPPEIVEPNHIIVVEGLHPLYDERVRSLLDFSVYFDISDEVKIAWKIQRDMAERGHRYEDVLAAINSRKPDFQKYIEPQREFADVVLQVLPTNLIKNDTDRKVLRVRMLQREGKEGFEPAYLFDEGSTIQWTPCGRKLTCSYPGMQMYYGSDVYYGRYVSVLEVDGQFDNLEEVIYIETHLSNTSTKYQGEMTHLLLQHREYPGSNNGTGLFQVLTGLKMRATYERLTAKEAKLAVQV, from the coding sequence ATGACAAGTAAGCCGGAACGCGTGGTACTAATTGGAGTAGCCGGAGACTCCGGATGCGGGAAATCTACGTTTTTGCGTCGATTGACAGATTTGTTTGGCGAAGAGTTAATGACAGTGATCTGTTTAGATGACTATCATTGCTTGGATCGTAAACAACGCAAAGAAACCGGGATAACTGCACTTGACCCCAGGGCGAACAATTTTGACCTAATGTACGAGCAAATCAAGGCTCTCAAAGAAGGTCAAGCGATTAATAAGCCGATTTATAACCACGAAACCGGCATGATCGATCCACCGGAAATCGTAGAGCCAAATCACATTATAGTGGTTGAGGGTCTACATCCTTTATATGATGAACGGGTGCGATCGCTCCTCGACTTTAGCGTTTACTTCGATATCAGCGACGAAGTAAAAATTGCCTGGAAAATCCAGCGTGACATGGCAGAAAGAGGCCATCGCTATGAAGATGTCTTAGCCGCCATCAACTCCCGCAAACCCGATTTCCAAAAATATATCGAACCACAAAGAGAATTCGCCGATGTGGTTCTACAAGTATTGCCAACCAACCTGATCAAAAACGATACAGACCGCAAAGTATTGCGGGTAAGAATGCTACAACGGGAAGGCAAGGAAGGCTTTGAGCCAGCTTACCTGTTTGATGAAGGCTCAACCATCCAATGGACACCTTGTGGACGGAAGCTCACCTGCTCCTACCCCGGTATGCAAATGTACTACGGTTCCGATGTTTACTACGGTCGTTATGTCTCAGTTCTAGAGGTAGACGGTCAATTTGATAACCTAGAAGAAGTCATTTACATCGAAACCCATCTGAGCAACACCTCGACTAAGTACCAAGGTGAAATGACTCATTTATTACTCCAACACCGTGAGTATCCAGGCTCCAACAACGGTACTGGTTTGTTCCAAGTGCTAACAGGTTTAAAAATGCGTGCTACTTACGAGCGTTTAACAGCAAAAGAAGCAAAGCTTGCAGTTCAGGTTTAA
- the petH gene encoding ferredoxin--NADP reductase, with product MYNQGAFEGAANTESGSRVFVYEVVGLRQNEETDQTNYPIRKSGSVFIRVPYNRMNQEMQRITRLGGKIVSIQPVSVLEQLNGKATPVTATSEAKGFAQPPAEPQQKNKDNKGNTMTQAKAKKAHADVPVNTYRPNAPFIGKCISNETLVKEGGIGIVQHLKFDLSGGNLKYIEGQSIGIIPPGLDKNGKPEKLRLYSIASTRHGDDVDDKTVSLCVRQLEYKHPESGETVYGVCSTYLTQLKPGDEVKITGPVGKEMLLPDDPEANVIMMATGTGIAPMRAYLWRQFKDAERAANPEYQFKGFSWLIFGVPTTPNILYKEELEEMQQKYPDNFRLTCAISREQKNPQGGRMYIQDRVAEHADELWKLIKNEKTHTYICGLRGMEDGIDAALTAAAAKEGITWSDYQKELKKAGRWHVETY from the coding sequence ATGTACAACCAAGGTGCTTTTGAAGGTGCTGCCAATACAGAATCAGGTAGCCGCGTCTTCGTTTACGAAGTGGTGGGTCTGCGTCAGAACGAAGAAACTGATCAAACGAACTACCCAATTCGTAAAAGTGGCAGTGTGTTCATCAGAGTGCCTTACAACCGGATGAATCAAGAAATGCAGCGGATCACTCGCCTAGGCGGCAAGATTGTTAGCATTCAACCCGTAAGCGTGTTAGAGCAACTGAATGGTAAAGCCACACCTGTTACAGCCACAAGTGAAGCGAAAGGCTTCGCTCAACCACCAGCTGAACCACAGCAGAAGAATAAAGACAACAAAGGCAACACCATGACTCAAGCGAAAGCTAAAAAAGCACACGCTGACGTTCCTGTAAACACCTACCGCCCCAATGCTCCATTTATTGGTAAATGTATCTCTAATGAAACATTGGTGAAAGAAGGCGGAATTGGGATTGTTCAACATCTCAAATTTGACCTTTCCGGTGGAAATTTGAAGTACATCGAAGGTCAAAGTATTGGGATTATTCCTCCCGGTTTGGATAAGAACGGTAAGCCAGAAAAACTCAGACTGTACTCTATTGCTTCTACTCGTCACGGTGATGACGTAGATGACAAGACAGTTTCTCTGTGCGTCCGTCAATTGGAGTATAAGCACCCAGAAAGCGGCGAAACAGTCTACGGTGTTTGCTCTACATACCTAACTCAGTTAAAGCCTGGTGATGAAGTCAAAATCACCGGCCCCGTGGGTAAGGAAATGCTGTTACCTGATGATCCAGAAGCCAACGTCATCATGATGGCAACTGGTACAGGTATTGCACCTATGCGTGCTTATCTGTGGCGGCAGTTTAAGGATGCAGAAAGAGCTGCTAACCCAGAATATCAATTTAAAGGCTTCTCTTGGTTAATCTTTGGTGTTCCCACAACTCCCAATATTCTGTACAAAGAAGAATTGGAAGAAATGCAGCAGAAGTATCCCGACAACTTCCGCTTAACCTGCGCCATCAGCCGGGAACAAAAGAACCCCCAAGGCGGTAGAATGTATATCCAAGACCGTGTGGCAGAACACGCTGATGAACTGTGGAAGTTAATCAAAAATGAAAAAACTCACACCTACATCTGCGGTTTGCGCGGTATGGAAGACGGTATTGATGCTGCTTTGACTGCGGCGGCTGCTAAAGAAGGCATAACCTGGAGTGATTACCAAAAAGAACTCAAAAAAGCAGGCCGTTGGCACGTTGAAACATACTAA
- a CDS encoding homoserine dehydrogenase: protein MGVKLGILGLGTVGTGTVQLLQDAPGRHPLLQEIEIYRVGVRSLDKSRDVNLPAQVITTDLEAIVNDPAIDIIVEVMGGLEPARSLILQALKNGKHVVTANKAAISRFGAEIFTTANQAGLYVMLEAAVGGGIPVIQPLKQALSVNRIHTVTGIVNGTTNYILTRMQTEGSDFGDVLADAQRLGYAEADPTADVDGLDAGDKIAILASLAFGGRIRLEDVYCEGIRQVSKTDIAYAEKLGFVIKLLAIATNHVSDTSQLSVRVHPTFVPKAHPLASINGVYNAILVEGEPIGQVMFFGPGAGAGATASAVTSDILSLVAALKSNTAAPNPLLTCRHEDYCQIAPISDLVSRFYARFLTKDQSGVIGKLGTCFGNHDVSLESIVQTGFQGQLAEIVVVTHDVREGDFRQALAEIQSLEAVDSIPSILRVL from the coding sequence GTGGGTGTAAAGCTGGGAATTTTAGGATTAGGTACGGTAGGAACGGGGACGGTGCAGTTACTACAAGATGCACCTGGTCGTCACCCGTTGTTACAAGAAATAGAAATTTATCGGGTGGGAGTACGATCGCTCGATAAATCCCGTGATGTGAATTTACCTGCACAGGTCATCACTACAGATTTAGAAGCAATTGTCAATGATCCAGCAATAGATATAATTGTGGAAGTCATGGGGGGGTTAGAACCAGCGCGATCGCTAATTCTCCAAGCCCTGAAAAACGGTAAACACGTTGTTACCGCCAATAAAGCCGCCATTTCTCGCTTTGGGGCAGAAATTTTCACAACTGCCAATCAAGCCGGGTTATACGTCATGCTAGAGGCGGCTGTGGGGGGTGGAATTCCGGTAATTCAACCCTTGAAACAGGCTTTGAGTGTCAACCGGATTCATACCGTGACTGGGATTGTCAACGGTACAACTAACTACATCCTCACCCGGATGCAAACCGAAGGTAGTGATTTTGGTGATGTGTTGGCAGATGCTCAACGCTTAGGTTACGCGGAAGCTGACCCCACCGCCGATGTTGATGGCTTAGATGCAGGTGATAAAATTGCGATTTTGGCATCCTTGGCTTTTGGGGGACGGATTCGCTTAGAGGATGTGTATTGTGAGGGGATTCGGCAAGTTAGTAAAACCGATATTGCCTATGCAGAGAAATTGGGCTTTGTGATTAAATTACTAGCGATCGCCACCAACCACGTTAGCGATACCTCACAATTATCTGTGAGAGTTCATCCCACCTTCGTACCCAAGGCACATCCTTTAGCTAGTATTAACGGTGTTTATAACGCCATTCTCGTAGAAGGAGAACCCATCGGCCAGGTAATGTTTTTCGGCCCTGGTGCGGGTGCGGGTGCTACTGCTAGCGCGGTTACTTCCGATATTTTAAGTTTAGTAGCTGCATTGAAAAGTAATACCGCCGCCCCCAATCCCCTATTAACCTGTAGACATGAGGATTATTGTCAAATTGCGCCCATATCAGACCTCGTAAGCCGATTTTATGCCCGATTCCTCACCAAAGACCAATCCGGTGTCATTGGTAAACTGGGTACTTGCTTCGGTAATCATGATGTGAGTTTAGAGTCAATTGTCCAAACAGGTTTTCAGGGACAATTAGCGGAGATTGTCGTAGTGACTCACGATGTCAGGGAAGGTGATTTTCGCCAAGCTTTGGCAGAAATTCAAAGTCTAGAAGCGGTTGATAGTATTCCTAGTATTCTGCGAGTGTTGTAA
- a CDS encoding CAAD domain-containing protein yields MQEPQFAETQSKEATVPDINNQTGTITKLQPPVQSQEQWVQYGEKISEFLATLPDYVGNFFNQYKQPLVSVGLIVGSLVAVRVLLAVLDALNDIPLVAPTFELIGIGYSAWFVYRYLLKASTRKELNNEITTLKSQVVGKDGQES; encoded by the coding sequence ATGCAAGAACCGCAATTCGCAGAAACCCAATCCAAAGAGGCAACAGTGCCAGATATCAACAACCAAACAGGAACTATTACGAAACTCCAGCCTCCTGTGCAGTCTCAAGAGCAATGGGTACAATACGGAGAAAAAATTTCTGAATTTTTAGCAACTCTGCCTGATTACGTAGGTAACTTTTTTAATCAATACAAGCAGCCCCTAGTAAGCGTTGGCTTAATTGTGGGATCATTAGTTGCAGTCAGGGTACTATTGGCAGTATTGGACGCTTTAAACGATATTCCTTTGGTAGCACCAACTTTTGAATTGATTGGTATTGGTTACTCTGCTTGGTTTGTCTATCGCTACTTACTCAAAGCTTCAACCAGAAAAGAGCTAAACAATGAAATCACAACCTTAAAGTCGCAAGTAGTTGGTAAGGACGGTCAAGAAAGCTAA
- a CDS encoding pentapeptide repeat-containing protein yields the protein MKLKLLAAVALATPLFFVNSVKAGNPQDLQRLLSTGECVGCNLSGMNLNGAHLIGADLRGANLAGANLSGANLEGADFTDANLKGANLTAAFLTNVNFKKANLNNANMTRAHVFDSNVYGASMENLTITDAEIYHTAIGVGGEEGEQIPDWD from the coding sequence ATGAAACTTAAGCTATTAGCAGCTGTCGCCTTAGCCACTCCCCTATTTTTTGTTAACTCAGTCAAAGCTGGGAATCCGCAAGACTTACAACGGTTATTATCAACTGGGGAATGTGTTGGGTGTAATCTATCAGGCATGAACCTCAATGGCGCTCATTTGATTGGTGCTGATTTACGAGGCGCTAATCTTGCTGGCGCAAACCTTTCTGGTGCTAACCTCGAAGGCGCTGATTTCACAGACGCTAACTTGAAAGGAGCGAACTTAACCGCCGCCTTTTTGACTAACGTCAACTTCAAAAAAGCCAATCTCAACAACGCCAACATGACTCGCGCTCATGTTTTCGATTCCAACGTGTATGGTGCATCAATGGAAAACCTCACCATCACTGATGCAGAAATCTATCACACTGCGATCGGTGTCGGTGGCGAAGAAGGTGAACAAATTCCTGATTGGGACTAG